A region from the Acyrthosiphon pisum isolate AL4f chromosome A1, pea_aphid_22Mar2018_4r6ur, whole genome shotgun sequence genome encodes:
- the LOC100573147 gene encoding uncharacterized protein LOC100573147, which yields MEFKDKIIEKLQNELDECIEYRCRTGQRNLELVTATLGAFRNEIEDIHHQYQAELELAQPVDLAELEVRTNENDTYWKMLKYDSKVLQLEIDKWKSDIKNKHIENMDIERGRFESIMNKFCWEDYIMYYMNMKDVYYSTLNDYMKKTQNTATEHSKFKSTNEQLLITTKKLKIRIKDLLIEISNLEKEMGKPKLFQELNILIQKRDEVLEGLKHFRNKVANNSKLGHRQKSLLCQSTKEINTNLSNILKRGEDIMKCIHLCQELETPEDKANKIPIFDTHENIEEPDHQSTIQGILFNIQYRVSSVKIECKTLDEKNEKLQRENNVLKEKICAFVNQLDMKKPNR from the exons ATggaatttaaagataaaataatagagAAATTACAAAACGAGTTGGACGAATGCATAGAGTATCGTTGTAGGACTGGTCAAAGAAATTTGGAATTGGTCACTGCTACATTAG GTGCATTTAGAAATGAAATTGAAGATATACATCACCAATATCAGGCTGAATTAGAATTAGCACAACCTGTAGATTTGGCAGAACTAGAGGTCAGGACAAACGAGAATGACACTTATTGGAAGATGCTAAAATATGATAGTAAAGTGTTACAACTTGAGATAGATAAGTGGAAGTctgacataaaaaataaacacattgaAAATATGGACATCGAACGTGGAAGa TTCGAATCAATTATGAACAAATTTTGTTGGGAAGACTACATAATGTATTACATGAATATGAAGGATGTATATTATTCTACTTTGAatgattatatgaaaaaaactcaaaatacaGCAACAGAACACTCGAAGTTCAAATCAACAAacgaacaattattaattacaacaaaaaaattaaaaattcgaattaaagatttatta attgaAATAAGTAACTTGGAAAAAGAAATGGGCAAACCTAAATTATTCCaggaattaaatatattaatacaaaaaagagATGAAGTTCTAGAGGGTTTGAAACATTTCCGAAATAAGGTTGCAAATAATTCTAAACTCGGCCACAGACAAAAGTCACTTCTTTGCCAATCTACCAAAGAGATAAATACC aatttaagcaatatattgAAGAGGGGCGAGGATATAATGAAATGTATCCACCTATGCCAAGAATTGGAAACACCCGAAGACAAAGCTaataaaattccaatatttGATACACATGAAAATATTGAAGag CCTGATCATCAATCAACAATACAAgggatattgtttaatattcaaTACCGTGTATCATCTGTAAAGATCGAATGTAAAACTTTAGACGAAAAGAACGAAAAATTACAGCGTGAAAATAacgtattaaaagaaaaaatatgtgCCTTTGTGAATCAATTAGACATGAAAAAACCTAATAGATAA
- the LOC100168604 gene encoding transcription initiation factor TFIID subunit 10-like, with protein MIGRMPVAGETLSISDVIVQLQDYSPTIPDSITTFICSEAGFETNDPRIVRLIAIASQKFISDIANDALQHCKVRLATLPTKSGKLPKNRKFTLTMEDLSPALSDYGIIVRKPPYFV; from the exons ATGATTGGAAGGATGCCAGTCGCCGGAGAAACGTTGTCGATATCTGATGTAATTGTGCAACTCCAAGACTATAGTCCCACC ATCCCCGATTCTATTACAACATTTATATGCTCAGAAGCTGGATTTGAGACAAATGACCCTCGAAT agtTCGGTTGATAGCCATTGCTTCTCAGAAATTTATTTCTGATATAGCCAACGATGCATTGCAACATTGTAAAGTGCGTTTGGCTACCTTGCCAACTAAATCTGGAAAACTTCCTAAAAACCGTAAATTCACATTAACTATGGAAGATTTATCACCAGCACTCAGCGATTATGGAATTATTGTTCGAAAGCCTCCATATTTTGtctaa